From a single Okeanomitos corallinicola TIOX110 genomic region:
- a CDS encoding TIGR00297 family protein → MLSLFNDINPWIIGAGLNTILLAIVAIIPKKLLTPAGIFHAWLLGVIIWGILGWPGYLVVGFYFIVGSGVTRIGMAQKEAAGIAEKRSGARGPENVWGSALIAALCAVGVLVVPDLKFLLCLGYVASFSTKLSDTTASEVGKAYGKSTFLITTLQPVARGTEGAVSLEGTLAGIVGSVAIALIGWSVNLIDVLGIIFCIIAAFIATNLESVIGATLQSKYTWLTNEVVNIFNTLIGAVVAIILALTWQVIFV, encoded by the coding sequence ATGCTATCTCTGTTTAATGACATCAACCCTTGGATCATAGGTGCTGGTTTAAACACCATTTTATTAGCGATAGTCGCCATAATTCCTAAAAAATTACTCACTCCTGCGGGAATTTTTCATGCTTGGTTATTGGGTGTAATTATTTGGGGAATATTGGGTTGGCCTGGTTATTTGGTAGTAGGATTTTATTTTATTGTCGGTTCAGGTGTTACCCGTATTGGGATGGCACAAAAAGAAGCGGCGGGAATTGCAGAAAAAAGATCCGGTGCAAGGGGTCCTGAAAATGTCTGGGGTTCGGCGTTAATTGCGGCTTTATGTGCGGTGGGAGTGCTGGTTGTGCCTGATTTGAAGTTTTTGCTTTGTTTGGGCTATGTAGCCAGTTTTAGTACCAAATTATCAGATACAACCGCTAGTGAAGTGGGTAAAGCTTATGGAAAAAGCACTTTTTTAATTACGACGCTGCAACCTGTCGCTAGAGGTACAGAAGGTGCGGTGAGTTTAGAAGGTACTTTAGCAGGTATTGTCGGATCTGTGGCGATCGCCCTCATTGGTTGGAGTGTGAATTTAATTGATGTCTTAGGCATCATTTTTTGTATAATTGCGGCATTTATCGCCACAAATTTAGAAAGTGTCATTGGTGCAACATTACAATCTAAATATACTTGGTTGACTAACGAAGTTGTTAATATCTTCAATACACTAATTGGTGCAGTTGTAGCAATTATCTTGGCACTAACTTGGCAAGTAATATTTGTTTAA